One genomic segment of Desulforamulus reducens MI-1 includes these proteins:
- the ispE gene encoding 4-(cytidine 5'-diphospho)-2-C-methyl-D-erythritol kinase, whose amino-acid sequence MGIRLKAHGKINLTLDVLDRRPDGYHEVEMIMQSISLHDVLEIEEQSKEISLTVSGISVTAEEDNLVLKAARLLQQVAGTGAGAKIHLQKNIPVAAGLAGGSTDAAATLKGLNALWGLGLSQEQLRQLATQLGADVPFCLAGGTAIARGIGEKLTTLEPAPPFGIILVKPSFGVSTAEVYQGLRLEHLGKRPNTEAMVKALKERDLGQVARELANVLESVTLRMHPKLEQIKEILRQIGCTGVLMSGSGPTVFGLTENREKAAELISGLPQAGCHVLAAWMV is encoded by the coding sequence ATGGGAATCAGGCTTAAGGCACATGGCAAAATCAATTTGACACTGGATGTCCTAGACCGGCGTCCCGATGGGTATCACGAAGTGGAAATGATCATGCAGAGCATTAGCTTGCATGATGTTCTAGAAATAGAGGAACAAAGTAAAGAGATTAGCCTCACCGTTTCGGGCATTTCTGTAACGGCTGAAGAAGATAATCTGGTCTTAAAGGCAGCCCGCCTACTGCAACAAGTGGCAGGTACGGGTGCTGGGGCAAAAATACATCTACAAAAAAACATACCAGTGGCTGCGGGCTTGGCAGGTGGGTCTACCGATGCAGCTGCAACACTCAAAGGACTTAATGCGTTATGGGGACTGGGACTAAGCCAGGAACAGCTTAGACAGTTGGCTACACAACTAGGCGCAGACGTACCCTTTTGTCTGGCAGGGGGAACCGCCATTGCCCGAGGGATTGGAGAAAAGCTTACGACCTTAGAGCCGGCGCCACCCTTTGGGATTATCTTAGTAAAACCTTCCTTTGGCGTTAGTACAGCGGAAGTGTACCAGGGACTGAGGCTGGAGCATTTAGGGAAAAGGCCGAATACTGAGGCCATGGTAAAGGCGCTCAAAGAAAGGGACCTTGGTCAAGTGGCCCGGGAGTTAGCAAATGTTTTAGAAAGTGTAACCCTAAGAATGCATCCCAAACTTGAGCAAATAAAGGAAATCCTACGACAGATTGGCTGCACAGGTGTATTAATGTCCGGCAGTGGGCCCACTGTTTTTGGTTTAACAGAAAACAGAGAGAAAGCCGCAGAGCTGATATCTGGGCTACCCCAAGCAGGCTGTCATGTATTGGCCGCATGGATGGTTTGA
- a CDS encoding GntR family transcriptional regulator, giving the protein MSEPKLAPIKLDAYKPLREIVFETLREAIISGKLEPGERLMEIQLAEEMGVSRTPVREAIRKLELEGFVVMIPRKGAYVAGISLKDVTDVFEVRAALEALAAGLAAERATDKEIDQLERSLLAYSEQTSTQDINKIVETDTDFHELLYKASRNERLLSIITHLREVIQRVRTVSLSQPGRSKDAIEEHRQIVDAIADRNVELAQTLAREHIYSAENIMLNSLKGAQKENG; this is encoded by the coding sequence ATGAGTGAACCTAAGTTAGCTCCAATTAAGTTAGATGCCTATAAGCCATTAAGGGAAATTGTTTTTGAGACCTTACGTGAAGCGATTATTTCCGGCAAGTTGGAACCAGGCGAGAGATTAATGGAAATTCAATTGGCTGAGGAAATGGGGGTTAGCCGGACGCCGGTTCGGGAAGCCATCCGTAAGTTGGAATTGGAAGGCTTTGTGGTGATGATACCTCGCAAAGGAGCCTATGTGGCGGGTATTTCTCTCAAAGATGTAACCGATGTTTTTGAAGTCCGGGCAGCCCTGGAAGCCCTGGCAGCTGGATTGGCTGCGGAGCGGGCAACAGACAAAGAAATTGACCAATTAGAAAGATCATTACTGGCTTACTCCGAACAAACCAGTACCCAGGACATCAATAAGATTGTAGAAACCGATACGGATTTTCATGAATTGTTGTACAAGGCCAGTCGCAATGAGAGGTTACTGAGTATTATTACTCACTTGAGAGAAGTCATCCAACGGGTAAGAACCGTTTCTCTATCCCAACCGGGCAGGAGTAAAGATGCCATTGAGGAGCACCGTCAGATTGTAGATGCCATTGCTGATCGCAATGTGGAGTTAGCACAAACATTGGCCAGGGAACACATCTATAGTGCTGAAAATATTATGCTAAATTCCCTCAAGGGGGCACAAAAGGAAAATGGTTGA
- a CDS encoding NTP transferase domain-containing protein, producing MVDALVLAGSKNNGPLRNVSQESCEALIKIGPSPMLMYVVDALKQCREVDKIVVVGPTEVKKVIPPEIYWLQSGENIMENIQRGNALMQGHYLVASSDIPLLNAEGVSGFLALCREVKADFYFPLISKDAIEKEFPGAKRTYIPFKEGVFTGGNLFLVNPWVVEQCLKVGQELVDLRKKPVALARRVGLLLFIKFLLRVLSLQEVQEKASHLLGIEGKAIICPYPEVGMDIDKPSDLEMVRQFLGHDKYKVIKDELCRSQ from the coding sequence ATGGTTGATGCGCTGGTTTTAGCCGGCAGTAAGAATAACGGACCACTAAGAAATGTAAGCCAAGAATCCTGTGAGGCCTTGATCAAGATAGGTCCATCTCCCATGCTTATGTATGTTGTTGATGCCTTAAAACAGTGCAGGGAAGTGGATAAAATTGTTGTGGTAGGGCCAACTGAAGTAAAGAAAGTTATACCTCCTGAAATTTATTGGTTGCAGTCTGGGGAAAATATAATGGAGAACATTCAACGGGGTAATGCATTGATGCAAGGACACTATTTAGTGGCATCCTCAGATATCCCCCTATTGAATGCTGAGGGTGTTTCTGGCTTTCTGGCCCTATGCAGGGAAGTAAAGGCAGATTTCTATTTTCCTTTAATTTCCAAAGATGCAATTGAAAAGGAATTTCCTGGGGCAAAACGAACTTATATACCCTTTAAAGAAGGCGTTTTTACTGGGGGGAACCTTTTTCTAGTCAACCCCTGGGTTGTTGAACAATGTCTTAAGGTGGGTCAGGAGTTAGTGGATTTGCGCAAGAAACCCGTAGCTCTGGCACGGCGAGTGGGGTTGCTGCTTTTTATTAAATTTTTGTTGCGTGTTTTGTCATTACAGGAGGTGCAGGAAAAAGCGTCCCATTTGCTAGGGATTGAAGGGAAAGCAATTATCTGTCCCTACCCCGAGGTAGGAATGGATATCGATAAACCTTCTGATTTAGAAATGGTACGCCAATTTTTGGGGCATGATAAATATAAAGTAATAAAGGATGAACTGTGTCGAAGTCAATGA
- the ilvA gene encoding threonine ammonia-lyase, whose product MDKSIVTLQNILEARERLKGVSRFTPLEPSEAFSKMTGANVFLKLENLQKTGSFKLRGAYNKVAALAKEAARGVVAASAGNHAQGVAFASSQAGIPATIVMPEGAPITKVERTKAYGAEVVLSGQGYDDAFRKAQEVQQEKGAVFVHAFDDPLVIAGQGTIGLEILEELPDLDAVVVPIGGGGLIAGVACAIKEQRPGVQIIGVQAADAPSMLEAWKIGKVQELKSAQTIADGIAVRRPGDLTFEMVRRYVDQIVTVDDEEIARAILMLLESSKLMVEGAGAVGIAALLHKKCDLSGKKVAVILSGGNIDVNVMSMIIERGLIKAGRYLRFKTILTDRPGSLQKLLSNLAQSGANVISIVHDRIKPNVPLKQAEVEISLETRNAEHIAQIVESLGKMGYELDILR is encoded by the coding sequence ATGGACAAGAGCATAGTAACTTTGCAAAATATTTTAGAGGCTAGGGAGCGACTCAAGGGAGTTAGCAGATTTACACCCTTAGAACCCTCAGAAGCCTTTAGCAAGATGACAGGAGCAAACGTTTTTTTAAAGCTGGAGAATTTGCAAAAGACTGGCTCTTTTAAACTACGGGGTGCCTATAACAAAGTAGCAGCCCTAGCAAAGGAGGCAGCTAGGGGTGTGGTGGCAGCTTCAGCAGGCAATCATGCCCAGGGTGTTGCCTTTGCATCCAGCCAAGCGGGTATTCCGGCTACAATAGTTATGCCCGAAGGGGCACCCATTACAAAGGTTGAGAGAACCAAAGCCTATGGCGCTGAAGTAGTTCTTTCGGGGCAGGGGTACGACGATGCCTTTCGGAAGGCTCAAGAAGTTCAGCAGGAAAAGGGCGCTGTTTTTGTACATGCCTTTGATGACCCTCTGGTCATTGCAGGACAGGGAACCATTGGTCTGGAAATACTGGAAGAGCTCCCCGATTTAGATGCCGTTGTTGTACCCATTGGTGGAGGTGGATTAATTGCCGGAGTGGCCTGTGCCATCAAAGAACAAAGACCTGGGGTACAGATTATTGGTGTGCAGGCTGCGGATGCCCCTTCTATGCTGGAGGCCTGGAAAATTGGTAAAGTGCAGGAATTAAAATCTGCGCAAACCATTGCAGACGGTATCGCTGTACGTCGACCAGGGGATCTTACCTTTGAGATGGTTCGTAGATACGTTGATCAAATTGTTACCGTTGATGATGAAGAGATTGCCCGGGCCATCTTAATGCTGCTGGAAAGTTCTAAACTAATGGTAGAGGGTGCAGGCGCAGTGGGCATTGCTGCATTGCTTCATAAAAAATGTGATCTATCTGGTAAAAAGGTTGCAGTGATCCTTAGTGGAGGCAATATTGATGTAAATGTTATGTCAATGATTATTGAAAGAGGTCTGATAAAGGCCGGGCGTTATTTAAGATTTAAGACTATCCTGACGGATAGACCGGGATCTTTGCAAAAACTGCTGTCTAACCTTGCTCAATCCGGTGCCAATGTAATATCAATTGTACACGATCGTATCAAGCCCAACGTACCCCTTAAACAAGCAGAGGTTGAAATATCTTTGGAGACAAGAAATGCAGAGCACATAGCGCAAATTGTCGAATCATTGGGTAAAATGGGGTATGAGTTAGATATATTGAGATAA
- the spoVG gene encoding septation regulator SpoVG, with protein sequence MHVTDVRVRKVLMEGKMKAIVSVTLDDAFVIHDVKVVEGQNGLFVAMPSRKTPDGEFRDIAHPINSSAREIIQNAVLQAYQEVI encoded by the coding sequence TTGCATGTGACCGATGTACGGGTACGGAAAGTACTTATGGAGGGGAAAATGAAGGCAATCGTCTCAGTAACCCTAGACGATGCCTTCGTTATCCATGATGTGAAAGTGGTTGAAGGCCAAAATGGCTTGTTTGTGGCTATGCCAAGTAGAAAAACCCCGGACGGCGAGTTTAGGGATATTGCTCATCCGATTAATTCATCTGCCAGAGAAATTATTCAAAACGCTGTATTACAGGCATATCAAGAAGTTATTTAG
- the glmU gene encoding bifunctional UDP-N-acetylglucosamine diphosphorylase/glucosamine-1-phosphate N-acetyltransferase GlmU — protein sequence MELAAVILAAGKGTRMKSNLPKVLHQLCGRPMLSHVLNSVVAAGVDKTVVVAGFGAEQVTDFVGEKARVVLQREQLGTAHALLQAEGELTDYPGHLLVVCGDTPLLRAETLAKLADYHCESGAVATLLTAEMADPTGYGRVIRTTEGNVSHIVEQKDASPEELNVHEINTGVYCFKVPGLFNALKEISPANVQGEYYLTDIIQIFVQRGLTVKAVTLEDAREVQGINDRIQLSRAEVVLRHRVLEELMVQGVTIMDPENTYVDQGVKVGNDTVILPFTFLQGKTEIGSQCVLGPGSKINNCIIGDRNEIQYSVLVESKIGNDATIGPYAYLRPGTVLADHVKVGDFVEIKKSTIGHGSKIPHLSYVGDATIGEKVNVGAGTITCNYDGKKKYQTTLEDGAFIGSNTNLVAPVKVGQGAVIAAGSTITKDVPDNALGVARGRQTNLADWPKKQRKNS from the coding sequence ATGGAACTTGCTGCGGTAATCTTGGCAGCTGGCAAAGGAACCAGGATGAAATCAAATCTGCCCAAAGTATTACATCAATTATGTGGTAGACCTATGCTGAGTCATGTTCTAAATTCCGTAGTAGCAGCCGGCGTAGACAAGACTGTGGTTGTGGCGGGATTTGGTGCTGAACAGGTTACCGATTTTGTAGGTGAGAAAGCAAGGGTCGTGCTGCAAAGGGAGCAGTTGGGAACAGCCCATGCTTTACTGCAGGCTGAGGGTGAATTGACGGATTATCCTGGTCATTTACTGGTGGTTTGTGGGGATACACCACTTTTAAGAGCAGAAACGCTAGCCAAGCTAGCCGATTACCATTGCGAATCCGGGGCTGTGGCAACCTTATTAACCGCTGAGATGGCAGATCCCACCGGATATGGTAGGGTCATTCGTACTACGGAAGGAAATGTATCTCACATTGTAGAACAGAAGGATGCATCACCGGAAGAATTAAACGTGCATGAGATTAACACAGGGGTATACTGCTTTAAAGTACCCGGTTTATTCAACGCTTTAAAGGAAATATCCCCGGCCAATGTCCAGGGGGAATATTACCTGACAGATATTATACAAATTTTCGTCCAAAGGGGACTTACTGTTAAGGCGGTAACATTGGAAGATGCCCGGGAGGTCCAGGGTATTAATGACCGCATTCAATTATCTCGGGCAGAAGTTGTATTGCGGCATAGAGTTCTTGAAGAGCTCATGGTTCAAGGTGTAACCATTATGGATCCAGAGAATACCTATGTGGACCAGGGAGTAAAGGTTGGCAACGATACAGTTATACTTCCCTTTACCTTTTTGCAGGGCAAGACAGAAATTGGTAGCCAGTGTGTTCTTGGTCCGGGCAGCAAAATCAACAATTGTATCATTGGAGATCGGAACGAGATTCAGTATTCGGTGCTGGTGGAAAGTAAAATTGGCAACGATGCTACCATTGGACCCTATGCTTATTTAAGACCGGGTACAGTGCTGGCTGATCATGTTAAAGTGGGGGACTTTGTGGAAATTAAAAAGTCAACCATCGGTCATGGGAGTAAAATCCCTCATCTAAGTTATGTGGGAGATGCAACCATAGGAGAAAAAGTTAATGTAGGGGCTGGTACTATTACCTGCAACTATGATGGGAAGAAGAAATATCAAACAACTCTGGAAGATGGGGCATTCATAGGTAGTAATACCAACCTGGTGGCACCGGTTAAAGTGGGTCAGGGGG